The uncultured Treponema sp. genomic interval TTTCGTCCGCCAAAGCAAGATGCCCAATATGAATCGGATTGAAACTTCCGCCCAAAACTGCGATTTTCATTTTCAGTTTTCACTTCCCGGAAACTGAACTTCCATTGAATCATCCACGGAACGGCTGGACAAAAATGAACTTTTTTCAGGCACGGAATTTTCTTCGGCAGCAGGCTTGTTAAGCGATTCCATTTTTTCAATAAGCGAAATTATTTCAATTCTTGCTTCGTTCATGTTTGTTCTTGCCGCAACAGAAACCGCAAGCACTTTTACGTCAGGTTCTTTGCTCTGAATTTTTTCCTTTACTTTCATTGCATTTTCGAGCGCGCCTTCAATGTCAATTTTATTGCAAAGTACAATTCTTGGTTTCTTTGTAAGTTCCCTGCCAAATCTGTCAAGTTCCTTTAAAAGCAAGTCATAGGCTTCAAGGAAATTTTCATCGCTGCAGTCAATCATAAACAAAAGCCCGGCAGTTCTTGAAATGTGCTTTAAAAATCTTATGCCAAGACCAGCGCCTTCAGACGCGCCTTCTATTATTCCGGGAATATCCGCAATAATAAAATCTTTGTCATCGCCAGCATGAAGCACGCCAAGATTCGGGATTTTTGTCGTAAAAGGATACGGAGCGATTTTCGGACGCGCATTCGTAAAAAGATCCAGCAAGCTTGATTTTCCCGCATTCGGAAAACCAACAAGGCCAATGTCCGCCATAACAGAAAGCTCAACACGCAGAACTCTTTCCTGACCCGGCACACCTTTGTTTGCAATGCGCGGAGCTTGGTTTGTGCTTGACTTGAAATGAACATTTCCCCAGCCGCCGTTTCCGCCTTTTAAGAAAACAAACTGGTCTTCTTCACTTTCAACAGTAAAGTCATGGATAAGCTCGCCAGTTTCATTGTCGCGGATTGTAGTTCCCGGCGGAACAGGAATCACAACATCCTCACCGTCTTTTCCATAGCGGTTCCAGCCCTGACCATCACCGCCATTTTTCGCCTTTAAAATCGGGTGATACCTTAAATGCGCAAGAGTTCTAAGATTCCGCTTTAAACAAAAAATCACATCTCCGCCGCGTCCGCCATCACCGCCATTCGGTCCACCGTTTGGAATATATTTTTCACGCCTAAATGAAACACAGCCGTTTCCGCCTTTTCCAGAACGGACAGTAATAACGGCCTCATCAGCAAATTGAATCATCGTTGCTCCCATAAAAAAAGCCCAGCAAGGATAATTATTCCAAGCCGGGCATTTTAATTATTTTAGAAAATTTCAAATCCTAAAGATAAAAACTTTCTTTATTAGTTGGCAGAAACAGGTTCAACTGAAACAAGTTTGCGATTCATGCGCTCTGTGTATTTTACTACACCGTCAACAACAGAATACAAAGTGTCGTCTGTTCCACGCTTTACATTGTTGCCAGGATGGATACGAGTTCCACGCTGTCTTACAAGAATAGAACCGGCAGTAACTTTTTCTCCACCAAATCTTTTAACGCCCAAATGTTTAGGGTTTGAATCGCGGCCATTTTTAGCACCGCTACCGCCTTTAGTACGTCCCATTTTAATCCTCCGCCGGCATAAACCGGACTATTATTCAATTATTTCTTGAAACCGCACATTATCAGGATATTCAGCAGAAAGTTTTATAAAAGCAAATCTTATAAAATCCCCAATGCATTTCAAGCGTTCCACAGCAGAGGCTGCGGATTTTTCAACCCGAAACTCCAAAAAGCCACGGGTAGAAGTGTCAGCATTAAAAACAAGTTCTTTTGTACTTTGAAGCATTTCAACTGATGTGCCAAGAATTATGGATTCAGCGGCACAAACAATATCCTTACCCTTTTCAGCAAAGGAAGCATGACCAAAAGCTTTCAGACTTTTCAACGATCCGTCTTTGCCGCAAACCAAAAGAACTTCCGTCACTTATGCCAAAACAACATCCTGAACAGTAACTTTTGTATACTGCTCGCGGTGTCCAATAAGACGATGATAGTCTTTCTTTGACTTGTATTTGAATACGAGAACTTTCTTGTCTTTGAAAGTTTCTCCAACTTTTACAGTAACTTTAGCGCCCTTTACATAAGGAGAACCGACAGAAACTTTATCGCCATCACTTACAAGAAGAACTGTATCGATTGTGATTACATCGCCATCTTTTGCATCAAGTTTTGACACTTCAAGAACAGCGTCTTTTTCTGCCTTGTACTGATTGCCTTTGAATTCAACAATTGCGTACATTTTATAAACCTCTAAATTTTTTTTGCCCCAAGGAGTAACGGGTTCCTTGAAAGCATTTCAACAATTAGTAAGACATTTTAACAAATTTCATAAACTAAGGTCAAGCGAATTTCTGCCGATAAATAAAAATTTCAGCTTTTAATTTCCGCCGCATTTTCAAACTAGTTTCATAAAATTGAAATTTTCAAGAAGTTCGGATAAAATGAAAACATGGAATTCGACTTGAAAAAACTCCCGTGCTTTGGAGTTGCAGGAAATTTTACAGGACATCTGGAACAGGCAGGAGAAGCCGTTGAGTTTCAGAATGTAAAGACAAAAGAAAAAAATGCGCCAAAAGCAATTTTTCCAACATATATACCGAACGCAAAAAATCCAGTGCCAGAATTTCTTGGAACTTTTCCATTTGATTCAGGCAAAATAATTTTTCCGCGCGGAGAAGAAAAACTTCAGATTGAGCCGGAATGCGCGCTGATTCTAAACGCTGAATGGAACAACGGAAAACTGAAATCTCTTGTTCCAGTAAAATTCGGAGCGTCAAACGACTGCTCAATCCGCAAGCCCGGTGCAAAAAAAATCAGCATGAAAAAAAACTGGGGCAAATGCAGCAAAGGACTTTCTGAAAATTTAATCAGCATTGACGAATTTTCAGAAAGCGGAAATATTGCAAAATACAGAATCGCCTGCTTTCTTTTTAGGGACGGAAAAATTTTTGAATACGGAGAAGACAGCGCGGTAAAAGGCTACAGCTACATTTTTGAAAAGCTCACAAACTGGCTCATAGAAAAATTCAACACGCAAAAAGATGAAGGCACTGCGGAAAATGTCGGAAATTATCTTACTTCAATCAGCTTGCCAGAACAAATAATGGTTTCCATTGGAGCCACGCGCTACACCGAATTCGGGGAAACAAATTTCTTAAAAGAAGGAGACGAAAGTATTGTTGTTCTTTACCCTGAATACAAATATTCAAATACTGAAATTAAAGAAATGGCGGCTGAAAATTCTTTTTCCGACAAAGAAATAAGCGTTTTAAGGCAAAAAATAATTTTGCAGTAAATACGTCTGGTCAAGGTACGCTTACGCTTAAGACCTTGACTCAGCCGTTTTTAGAGTTTTGACAAACCCTAAATTAAGCCGCCAGATTTTGTAAAATAAAAATTCAGCGGCTAATATTTTACTTTGAACAGATACAAATACTGTTCTTTAAAAAATCCAAAGCTTGAACTGCATCCATTCCTTTTTTGTCTGCATATTCAAGAATCTGGGCAACTTTTGACATCAAGTCAAGATTATGCTCCGACATTTCATTCCATAAAATTACAAGCTCTGCACGGTCTTTTAAAATTCCCGCCGCAATGCAAAAAGACTTTACGCCAACAGACATTGCAACATGAACAGACACATTTCCAAACTTTGATTCCTCGCCGGCGGCTTCGTCATGTTTTTGCAAATCACTGATTACAAGCTGCCTGTCCATAACACAGTTTGAATCGACCGCATCAACTAAAGAACAAAGAACTGAATTTTTTTCAGCATTTTTGATATTTCCAGCAGAGTAAAAAGTCAACATAAAAATTCCTCCATAAAAAAACAATGAGAAAGTATAAAATTAGAAGTGAAAAATTATGAGGAACTTACAAGACAGAAGTTTTCTTTATTACAAAATCAATGTATTTATGCCTGACTGGAACAGCCAGCGCATATAATGAAAAATCAATGTTTCTTTCAACTACAAGAACAAGAAGAGCTAAAAACGCAAGGCAAATTGCAAAAGTAATTTCAAATTTTCTTTCTTCATGCACAAATGCTTCAACAGTGGAATTATCAAAAAAGGACAAGATAACTGCGCCCGAATCATTTTCAAATTCAAGAGCGCATTTGTTGGAAATTTTAAGTTCATGCCTGAACGCAGGATATAAAATCCACAGAAAAACTGAAAAGATAATTAAAATTGTATATAAAAATTTTTTCTGCATAAAATCTTAATTCAGGCACAAAAACAACAGAACCGCACTTTACAAAATGCAGTTCCGTTGCACAAAACTAAGCGCCGTAAGTCGCAATGAAAACGCCAGCCGCAATCGCAGTTCCAATTACGCCAGCAACATTCGGTCCCATCGCATTCATCAAAAGGAAGTTTGAAGGATCGTATTCCAGTCCGACTTTATTTGAAACACGGGCAGCCATAGGAACCGCTGAAACTCCAGCAGAACCAATAAGCGGATTGATTTTTTTCTTGAGGAAAAGATTCATAATTTTCGCCATTACAAGACCGCCGATTGTGGCAACTGCAAAAGCAAAAAGTCCAAGAACAATAATTCCAAGAGATTCTTTCTTAATAATTTTTTCTGGAGTCATCTGGCTTCCAACACCAAGAGAAAGAAGAATTGAAACAATGTTCATAAGTTCATTTTCCATGGTTTTAGAAAGACGCTCCGCAGCATGGCTTTCCTTTACGAAGTTTCCGAACGCAAGCATTCCAATCAAAGGACAAGCTGGCGGCAAAAGAAGAATTGAAATCACAAGAAGCAAAATCGGAAACAAAACTTTTTCTGTCTTTGAAACAGGTCTAAGCTGATCCATTTTTATCAGGCGTTCTTTTTTTGTCGTAAGAAGTTTCATAATCGGAGGCTGAATCATCGGAACAAGAGCCATGTAAGAATAGGCTGCAACCGCAATAACCGCCATCATTTCAGGAGCAAGTTTTCCAGAAACATAAATTGAAGTCGGACCGTCCGCGCCGCCGATAATCGAAATTGCGCTAGCCTGAAGCATTGTGTAGTCAGTTCCAAGGAAAGCGTTCATAAATGCAACACCGAAAAGCGTAAAGAAAACGCCAAACTGGGCAGCACCGCCAAGCAATGCAGTTTTTGGATTTGCAATAAGAGGACCAAAGTCAGTCATTGCGCCAATTCCCATGAAAATAAGCATCGGGAAGAATTCGTTTCCAACGCCCGCGCTGTAAATTATATGAAGCATTCCATGAGGAGCGTCTCCCATTGCCGCACCCGGAATATTCACAAGAACAGTTCCAAATCCAATCGGAATAAGAAGAAGCGGCTCGAATCCCTTGCCAACTGCAAGATAAATAATAAGGAAGCCAATTGCAAGCATAATCAAAGACTGCCAGCCCGGAGCTTTAGGGGCTTCATCAAACGGATTGTTTTCTTCCGCCGCAAGCTGAGCTTCTGCCTGCGCTTTTTCCAACGCAAGCTCTTCCGCTGTAGGCTGATGAATCATCTTATAGATTCCAGTTGACTTTCCAATATTCTTTAAG includes:
- the obgE gene encoding GTPase ObgE codes for the protein MIQFADEAVITVRSGKGGNGCVSFRREKYIPNGGPNGGDGGRGGDVIFCLKRNLRTLAHLRYHPILKAKNGGDGQGWNRYGKDGEDVVIPVPPGTTIRDNETGELIHDFTVESEEDQFVFLKGGNGGWGNVHFKSSTNQAPRIANKGVPGQERVLRVELSVMADIGLVGFPNAGKSSLLDLFTNARPKIAPYPFTTKIPNLGVLHAGDDKDFIIADIPGIIEGASEGAGLGIRFLKHISRTAGLLFMIDCSDENFLEAYDLLLKELDRFGRELTKKPRIVLCNKIDIEGALENAMKVKEKIQSKEPDVKVLAVSVAARTNMNEARIEIISLIEKMESLNKPAAEENSVPEKSSFLSSRSVDDSMEVQFPGSEN
- the rpmA gene encoding 50S ribosomal protein L27, with the protein product MGRTKGGSGAKNGRDSNPKHLGVKRFGGEKVTAGSILVRQRGTRIHPGNNVKRGTDDTLYSVVDGVVKYTERMNRKLVSVEPVSAN
- a CDS encoding ribosomal-processing cysteine protease Prp — translated: MKSLKAFGHASFAEKGKDIVCAAESIILGTSVEMLQSTKELVFNADTSTRGFLEFRVEKSAASAVERLKCIGDFIRFAFIKLSAEYPDNVRFQEIIE
- the rplU gene encoding 50S ribosomal protein L21 encodes the protein MYAIVEFKGNQYKAEKDAVLEVSKLDAKDGDVITIDTVLLVSDGDKVSVGSPYVKGAKVTVKVGETFKDKKVLVFKYKSKKDYHRLIGHREQYTKVTVQDVVLA
- a CDS encoding DUF5718 family protein gives rise to the protein MEFDLKKLPCFGVAGNFTGHLEQAGEAVEFQNVKTKEKNAPKAIFPTYIPNAKNPVPEFLGTFPFDSGKIIFPRGEEKLQIEPECALILNAEWNNGKLKSLVPVKFGASNDCSIRKPGAKKISMKKNWGKCSKGLSENLISIDEFSESGNIAKYRIACFLFRDGKIFEYGEDSAVKGYSYIFEKLTNWLIEKFNTQKDEGTAENVGNYLTSISLPEQIMVSIGATRYTEFGETNFLKEGDESIVVLYPEYKYSNTEIKEMAAENSFSDKEISVLRQKIILQ
- a CDS encoding sodium ion-translocating decarboxylase subunit beta — its product is MPDTKKIKNTKIAFIMLSIMAVAGVLSFTTRTFAQDKPAPASGMERVIKGTENWNGKYDISISKFLKNIGKSTGIYKMIHQPTAEELALEKAQAEAQLAAEENNPFDEAPKAPGWQSLIMLAIGFLIIYLAVGKGFEPLLLIPIGFGTVLVNIPGAAMGDAPHGMLHIIYSAGVGNEFFPMLIFMGIGAMTDFGPLIANPKTALLGGAAQFGVFFTLFGVAFMNAFLGTDYTMLQASAISIIGGADGPTSIYVSGKLAPEMMAVIAVAAYSYMALVPMIQPPIMKLLTTKKERLIKMDQLRPVSKTEKVLFPILLLVISILLLPPACPLIGMLAFGNFVKESHAAERLSKTMENELMNIVSILLSLGVGSQMTPEKIIKKESLGIIVLGLFAFAVATIGGLVMAKIMNLFLKKKINPLIGSAGVSAVPMAARVSNKVGLEYDPSNFLLMNAMGPNVAGVIGTAIAAGVFIATYGA